In Macrobrachium rosenbergii isolate ZJJX-2024 chromosome 47, ASM4041242v1, whole genome shotgun sequence, the following are encoded in one genomic region:
- the LOC136830898 gene encoding uncharacterized protein: protein MLILLTLVTASVLWASATADPDPQYGYGGALSGYGSDIPVIRYTGGTGGGYGSSGGGYGSSGGGYGGNVGGYGGSVGGYGSSGGGYGSSGGGYGSSGGGYSSTGGGYGSSGGGYGTSDGGYDSHGSSGGVYSGLSASYDSYGSGGGYGGTSSSSSGGYAHVAKCYGGGIKYQTTYVTQIQEVPVYETIVKQQFVTTPVVQPVYKTVNSVILETITDVEYVTNTRYKTVVDLVTQQSVIYKTIFLPVYVTKTDHKTNYVTTTYVQPVTKYTTDYATQVKTVKQPKLVTKTHVHHGTVYLTQDVPEYHTTYSTYYKTQTVCPNPGHDYH, encoded by the exons ATGCTAATCTTGCTGACGTTGGTGACAGCCTCGGTTCTTTGGGCGTCGGCTACGGCGGACCCGGACCCCCAGTATGGCTACGGCGGTGCCTTAAGTGGATACGGCTCGGACATACCAGTTATCCGGTACACGGGCGGAACTGGTGGAGGATACGGCTCTAGCGGTGGAGGATACGGCTCCAGTGGTGGAGGATACGGCGGGAATGTTGGAGGATACGGCGGAAGTGTTGGAGGATACGGCTCCAGTGGTGGAGGATACGGCTCCAGTGGTGGAGGATACGGCTCCAGTGGTGGAGGATACAGCTCCACTGGTGGAGGATACGGCTCCAGTGGTGGAGGATACGGCACAAGCGATGGAGGATACGACTCCCACGGGAGTAGCGGAGGAGTCTACAGCGGCCTCTCGGCCAGCTACGACTCCTACGGGAGTGGCGGGGGATACGGAGGGACTTCTTCGTCTTCGTCGGGAGGCTACGCCCACGTCGCCAAATGCTACGGCGGGGGCATCAAGTACCAGACAACCTACGTGACGCAGATTCAGGAG GTCCCAGTCTACGAGACGATCGTCAAGCAGCAATTCGTGACGACCCCAGTCGTCCAGCCCGTCTACAAGACCGTCAACAGCGTCATCCTGGAGACCATCACGGACGTCGAGTACGTCACGAACACGAGATACAAGACCGTCGTCGATCTGGTGACGCAACAGAGCGTCATCTACAAGACCATTTTCCTCCCGGTCTACGTCACCAAGACGGACCACAAGACCAACTACGTCACGACGACGTACGTCCAGCCCGTCACCAAGTACACGACGGATTACGCCACGCAGGTGAAGACGGTCAAGCAGCCAAAATTGGTGACGAAGACCCACGTCCACCACGGGACCGTCTACCTGACTCAAGACGTGCCCGAATACCACACCACCTACAGTACTTACTACAAGACCCAGACTGTTTGCCCCAATCCCGGGCACGATTATCATTGA